A window from Ignavibacteria bacterium encodes these proteins:
- a CDS encoding DUF2318 domain-containing protein codes for MNSQCSNCGALLQRDETICPNCGSQIEIQTPSQGIPSAAFQVSRPFSSKAKTLYSLLATIILFFLIYVFLHYLPGGPHPVISQQPEIAMASPYFGLQLSPYVLSKKDVQIKNGIIRFDLNIVRDKKIVQFVYHNSTWDEIVLAYISPAGKLVTAVGMCEPCGSTSFSTDETELISSCGTKWKLDNLEFSGGCGVCQKYPPDPVPSTIEGNEVRINELPIKNWKRRTE; via the coding sequence ATGAACTCTCAATGTTCAAATTGCGGAGCATTATTGCAGCGCGACGAGACAATTTGTCCAAATTGCGGTTCGCAAATAGAAATACAAACGCCGTCGCAAGGTATTCCTTCGGCGGCGTTTCAAGTTTCTCGACCATTTTCGAGCAAAGCAAAAACGTTGTATTCATTACTTGCTACAATAATTTTGTTTTTTTTGATTTATGTGTTTTTACATTATCTTCCCGGTGGTCCACATCCGGTAATATCGCAACAGCCGGAAATCGCAATGGCATCTCCATACTTCGGATTGCAACTATCACCTTATGTGTTAAGCAAAAAGGATGTTCAGATTAAAAATGGAATAATACGTTTTGATTTAAACATAGTTCGAGATAAGAAAATTGTACAATTTGTCTATCATAATAGTACATGGGATGAAATTGTACTCGCATATATTTCCCCTGCAGGGAAATTAGTAACCGCAGTTGGAATGTGTGAACCCTGCGGCTCAACTTCATTTTCAACAGATGAAACGGAATTGATTTCAAGTTGCGGGACGAAATGGAAATTGGATAATTTAGAATTTTCTGGCGGATGCGGAGTATGTCAAAAATATCCTCCTGACCCAGTACCAAGTACAATAGAGGGAAATGAGGTTCGTATCAATGAACTTCCGATAAAAAACTGGAAACGCAGAACAGAATAG
- a CDS encoding heavy-metal-associated domain-containing protein: protein MKQLFLSIITIFILTSCSQQQNQTQEQPKVESASIAVNTVVCDMCSNAITEAVKKIDGVNSVNVNVDKKIATIEFLSTKTNLVSLEKAITDVGYDANDKKRNLDAYENLPGCCKTE, encoded by the coding sequence ATGAAACAACTATTTCTTTCAATAATTACAATATTCATTTTAACAAGTTGCAGTCAGCAACAAAATCAAACACAAGAACAACCTAAAGTTGAATCGGCTTCAATTGCCGTGAATACGGTAGTTTGCGATATGTGTTCAAATGCAATAACAGAAGCAGTGAAAAAAATTGACGGCGTAAATTCTGTTAATGTTAACGTTGATAAAAAAATTGCGACTATCGAATTCCTTTCAACAAAAACGAACCTTGTTTCATTGGAAAAAGCAATTACTGATGTTGGATATGACGCAAACGATAAAAAGCGAAATCTGGATGCGTATGAAAATCTTCCGGGATGTTGCAAAACAGAATGA